A section of the Streptomyces sp. NBC_01591 genome encodes:
- a CDS encoding sugar phosphate isomerase/epimerase family protein — protein MTGRERREREEQGRAGSPPAGSATTVTRPGLCSVTFRRLPAAEVARRAADAGLEAVEWGADVHAPPTEPDTVRAAREASGRYGLTCCSYGSYFRATQGELAEFPAIAQAAVLLGAPRVRVWAGGVGSSAVTPQERSGTVTCLREAARIAADHGLELALEFHSKTLTDTVDSTLRLLDEVGADNLRTYWQPPLDAPDEEALAGLSALVDRVSAVHVFSWWPGNHRLRLADREDLWAGVFDLLNERRVPLDALLEFVPGDDPAVLTREADTLRRVAAHR, from the coding sequence GTGACAGGCAGGGAACGCCGGGAGCGCGAGGAGCAGGGGCGCGCCGGCAGCCCGCCGGCCGGTTCGGCCACCACCGTGACCAGGCCGGGGCTGTGCTCGGTCACCTTCCGGCGGCTGCCCGCCGCCGAGGTCGCACGCCGGGCCGCGGACGCGGGCCTGGAGGCGGTCGAGTGGGGAGCGGACGTGCACGCGCCTCCGACGGAGCCCGACACTGTCCGCGCGGCCCGCGAGGCTTCCGGCAGATACGGGCTCACCTGCTGCTCGTACGGCTCCTACTTCCGCGCCACCCAGGGCGAATTGGCCGAGTTCCCCGCGATCGCCCAGGCCGCGGTCCTTCTGGGAGCGCCACGGGTGCGGGTCTGGGCGGGCGGTGTCGGATCGTCGGCCGTCACACCGCAGGAGCGGAGCGGGACCGTGACCTGCCTGCGGGAAGCGGCCCGGATCGCCGCGGACCATGGACTGGAGCTCGCGCTGGAGTTCCACTCGAAGACCCTCACCGACACCGTCGACTCGACGCTCCGGCTGTTGGACGAGGTGGGCGCGGACAATCTCCGTACCTACTGGCAGCCGCCGCTCGACGCTCCCGACGAGGAGGCGCTGGCGGGGCTTTCCGCGCTCGTCGACCGGGTCAGCGCGGTGCATGTGTTCTCGTGGTGGCCGGGCAATCACCGACTGCGGCTGGCCGATCGTGAGGACCTGTGGGCCGGGGTCTTCGACCTGCTGAACGAACGGCGCGTCCCGCTGGACGCACTCCTGGAGTTCGTGCCGGGCGACGACCCCGCCGTGCTGACGCGCGAGGCAGATACGCTGCGGCGCGTCGCGGCTCACCGCTGA
- a CDS encoding SGNH/GDSL hydrolase family protein, translated as MHIADMHIKETDRLLFIGDSITDAGRDRTDPASLGSGYVHEIARTLHARAGDGPGPAVINKGLNGNRVYDLEARWTTDVIDHRPTVVTVKIGINDTWRRYDSGLISPVDEFEACLDRLLADTVRKLAARLVVITPFLLPVTPEQKGWFEDLTPRTDAVLRAAAANGAQVVRADHALLRAAETKEAAELAQDGVHPSPLGHRIVADAWLAAVDSRLLGEQQGEVHPHLD; from the coding sequence ATGCACATCGCGGACATGCACATCAAGGAAACGGACAGACTCCTGTTCATCGGTGACTCCATCACCGACGCGGGCCGCGACCGTACGGATCCCGCATCGCTCGGCAGCGGATACGTCCACGAGATCGCGCGGACCCTGCACGCCCGGGCGGGCGACGGGCCCGGCCCCGCCGTCATCAACAAGGGCCTCAACGGCAATCGCGTGTACGACCTCGAAGCCCGCTGGACCACCGACGTCATCGACCACCGGCCCACCGTGGTCACGGTCAAGATCGGCATCAATGACACCTGGCGGCGCTATGACAGCGGACTCATCAGCCCGGTCGACGAGTTCGAGGCGTGCCTCGACCGCCTCCTCGCGGACACCGTGCGGAAGCTGGCCGCACGACTGGTGGTCATCACCCCGTTCCTGCTCCCGGTAACCCCGGAGCAGAAGGGCTGGTTCGAGGACCTGACGCCCCGTACCGACGCCGTCCTCCGCGCCGCGGCGGCCAATGGAGCCCAGGTGGTCCGCGCGGACCATGCGCTGCTCCGTGCCGCGGAGACGAAGGAGGCCGCGGAGCTGGCCCAGGACGGGGTCCATCCGAGTCCGCTGGGCCACAGGATCGTCGCCGACGCCTGGCTCGCCGCGGTGGACTCGCGTCTACTCGGGGAGCAGCAGGGGGAGGTCCACCCGCACCTCGATTGA
- a CDS encoding aldehyde dehydrogenase family protein — translation MSAAQQTIHVGGEWRSAVSGATRDIIDPVDAGVFAVVSEGDVADTDDAVAAARAAFDDGVWPRTPVAERAALLRRVAALLERDREQIGALESQDAGKTLEEGHVDVDCVRDAFRYFADLVMNESGGRVVDAGSDEVHSVVVHEPVGVCALITPWNYPLLQASWKIAPALAAGNTFVIKPSEITPLTTVALIELLMEAGLPPGVANIVTGAGTTVGARLAEHPDVDLVSFTGGLASGTKVARAAADTVKKVALELGGKNPNVVFADACATDEGFDTAVDQALNAAFIHSGQVCSAGSRLIVEESLRDRFVAELARRAGRIRLGRGTDPGVECGPLVSAQQLTKTEDFVASAIEEGAVLRAGGERPDGPGYFYRPTVLDRCDRRMRVVREEIFGPVLTVETFRTEDEAVALANDTEYGLAGAVWTADAGRARRVAGRLRHGTVWINDFHPYLPQAEWGGFGKSGIGRELGPTGLAEYREAKHIYQNLAPRPVRWFAG, via the coding sequence GTGTCGGCAGCACAGCAGACCATCCATGTGGGCGGAGAGTGGCGCTCGGCCGTCTCCGGCGCCACGCGCGACATCATCGACCCCGTCGACGCCGGTGTCTTCGCCGTGGTGTCGGAGGGCGACGTCGCCGACACCGATGACGCCGTCGCCGCCGCGCGTGCCGCCTTCGACGACGGTGTCTGGCCGCGCACGCCCGTCGCCGAGCGGGCCGCCCTGCTGCGCCGCGTCGCGGCCCTGCTGGAGCGGGACCGGGAGCAGATCGGTGCCCTGGAGAGCCAGGACGCCGGCAAGACCCTCGAAGAGGGGCACGTCGATGTCGACTGCGTGCGCGACGCGTTCCGCTACTTCGCCGACCTCGTCATGAACGAGAGCGGCGGGCGTGTCGTCGACGCGGGCTCCGACGAGGTCCACAGCGTCGTCGTCCATGAGCCCGTCGGTGTGTGCGCGCTGATCACCCCCTGGAACTACCCGCTGCTCCAGGCCAGTTGGAAGATCGCCCCGGCGCTCGCCGCCGGAAACACCTTCGTGATCAAGCCCAGCGAGATCACCCCGCTCACCACCGTCGCGCTGATCGAGCTCCTGATGGAGGCCGGGCTGCCGCCGGGTGTGGCCAACATCGTCACCGGCGCCGGTACCACCGTCGGCGCCCGTCTCGCCGAGCACCCGGATGTCGACCTCGTGTCGTTCACCGGCGGACTGGCCAGCGGTACGAAGGTGGCCCGCGCCGCCGCCGACACCGTCAAGAAGGTCGCCCTCGAACTCGGCGGCAAGAACCCCAACGTCGTCTTCGCCGACGCCTGCGCCACCGACGAGGGCTTCGACACGGCTGTCGACCAGGCGCTCAACGCCGCGTTCATCCACAGCGGCCAGGTCTGCTCCGCCGGCTCCCGCCTCATCGTCGAGGAGTCGCTGCGCGACCGGTTCGTCGCCGAACTCGCCCGCCGCGCCGGGAGGATCCGCCTCGGCCGCGGCACCGACCCGGGCGTCGAATGCGGCCCGCTCGTCTCCGCGCAACAACTCACGAAGACCGAGGACTTCGTCGCATCCGCCATCGAGGAGGGGGCCGTCCTCCGGGCCGGCGGCGAACGGCCCGACGGCCCCGGCTACTTCTACCGCCCCACCGTCCTCGACCGGTGCGACCGCCGGATGCGCGTCGTCCGCGAGGAGATCTTCGGCCCCGTCCTGACCGTCGAGACCTTCCGTACGGAGGACGAGGCCGTCGCCCTCGCCAACGACACCGAGTACGGGCTCGCCGGCGCGGTGTGGACCGCCGACGCGGGCCGCGCCCGGCGCGTCGCCGGGCGTCTGCGCCACGGCACCGTGTGGATCAACGACTTCCACCCCTACCTCCCGCAGGCCGAATGGGGTGGCTTCGGGAAGTCGGGCATCGGCCGCGAACTGGGCCCGACCGGACTGGCCGAGTACCGCGAGGCCAAGCACATCTACCAGAACCTCGCTCCGCGCCCCGTGCGCTGGTTCGCGGGCTGA
- a CDS encoding GMC family oxidoreductase, with product MTDNHVYDYVVIGGGTAGSVIASRLTENPDTTVAVIEGGPSDVGRDDVLTLRRWMGLLGGELDYDYPTTEQPRGNSHIRHSRARVLGGCSSHNTLIAFKPLPSDWDEWADAGAEGWDAASMDPYFARLRNNIVPVDEADRNAIARDFVEAARTALDVPRVEGFNRQPFHEGVGFFDLAYHPENNKRSSASVAYLHPFLDRPNLHLALETWAFGLELEGTRATGVHVRTKDGEEHVVRARREVLVCAGAVDTPRLLLHSGIGPRAGLEKLGIPVVHDLPGVGENLLDHPESVIVWETEGPIPENSAMDSDAGLFVRRDLDADGPDLMFHFYQIPFTDNPERLGYQRPPHGVSMTPNIPKPRSRGRLYLTSADPEVKPALDFRYFTDEDDYDGRTLVDGIRIARRIAEQEPLAGWLKREVCPGPEVTSDEEIGEYARKVAHTVYHPAGTCRMGAADDELAVVSPDLRIRGLDGIRIADASVFPTMTTVNPMIAVLMVGEKCADLLGGNA from the coding sequence ATGACCGACAACCACGTCTACGACTATGTCGTCATCGGCGGCGGCACCGCCGGTTCGGTGATCGCCTCCCGCCTCACCGAGAACCCGGACACCACCGTCGCCGTCATCGAGGGCGGCCCCAGCGACGTCGGACGGGACGACGTCCTCACCCTGCGCCGCTGGATGGGCCTGCTCGGCGGTGAACTGGACTACGACTACCCGACGACCGAGCAGCCCCGAGGCAACTCGCACATCCGCCACAGCCGCGCCCGCGTGCTCGGCGGCTGCTCGTCCCACAACACCCTCATCGCCTTCAAGCCCCTGCCGTCCGACTGGGACGAGTGGGCCGACGCGGGCGCCGAGGGCTGGGACGCGGCGTCGATGGACCCGTACTTCGCCAGACTGCGCAACAACATCGTCCCCGTCGACGAGGCCGACCGGAACGCCATCGCCCGCGACTTCGTCGAGGCCGCGCGCACCGCGCTGGACGTGCCGCGCGTCGAGGGCTTCAACAGGCAGCCGTTCCACGAGGGCGTGGGCTTCTTCGACCTCGCGTACCACCCCGAGAACAACAAGCGCTCCTCGGCCTCCGTGGCGTATCTGCACCCGTTCCTGGACCGGCCCAACCTTCATCTCGCCCTGGAGACCTGGGCGTTCGGTCTGGAACTGGAGGGCACCCGGGCCACCGGCGTGCATGTGCGTACCAAGGACGGCGAGGAGCACGTCGTGCGGGCCCGGCGCGAGGTACTCGTGTGCGCGGGCGCCGTGGACACCCCCCGGCTGCTGCTGCATTCCGGCATCGGGCCCCGCGCCGGCCTGGAGAAGCTCGGCATCCCCGTCGTGCACGACCTGCCGGGCGTCGGCGAGAACCTCCTCGACCACCCCGAGTCGGTCATCGTCTGGGAGACCGAGGGGCCGATACCGGAGAACTCCGCGATGGACAGCGACGCGGGCCTGTTCGTACGCAGGGACCTGGACGCCGACGGGCCGGACCTGATGTTCCACTTCTACCAGATCCCGTTCACCGACAACCCCGAGCGGCTGGGCTACCAGCGGCCCCCGCACGGCGTGTCGATGACCCCCAACATCCCCAAGCCCCGCAGCCGCGGCCGGCTCTACCTGACCAGCGCCGACCCCGAGGTCAAGCCCGCCCTCGACTTCCGGTACTTCACCGACGAGGACGACTACGACGGCCGCACCCTCGTCGACGGCATCCGCATCGCACGCCGTATCGCGGAGCAGGAGCCGCTCGCCGGCTGGCTCAAGCGCGAGGTCTGCCCGGGGCCCGAGGTCACCTCCGACGAGGAGATCGGCGAGTACGCGCGCAAGGTCGCGCACACCGTCTACCACCCGGCGGGAACCTGCCGGATGGGGGCCGCGGACGACGAACTCGCCGTTGTGTCACCCGATCTGAGGATCCGGGGCCTGGACGGCATCCGGATCGCCGACGCGTCCGTCTTCCCGACGATGACGACCGTCAACCCGATGATCGCCGTGCTGATGGTCGGGGAGAAATGCGCGGACCTCCTGGGAGGCAATGCCTGA
- a CDS encoding quaternary amine ABC transporter ATP-binding protein, producing MNTEPPVFSVRELWKVFGPKADRVPADPALAALGPAELRERTGCTAAVRDVSFDVRKGEVFIVMGLSGSGKSTLVRCLTRLIEPTSGAIAIDGEDVLSMDASRLRELRRHRAAMVFQHFGLLPHRSVLDNVAYGLEIQGVSRAERRERAAEFVTKVGLEGMEHRRPGQLSGGQQQRVGLARALAVDPEVLLFDEPFSALDPLIRRDMQEEVVRLHSEEGRTMVFITHDLGEALKLGDRIALMRDGRIVQLGTPEEIVGAPADDYVRDFVRDVPREQVMTVRSAMRPAEAAEADNGPALAPDATVHAAIEAVVRSGGTARVVEDGRCVGVVGHADLLGVVAGLDPQKEAA from the coding sequence ATGAACACCGAGCCGCCTGTCTTCTCCGTACGAGAGTTGTGGAAGGTCTTCGGCCCGAAGGCCGACCGGGTGCCGGCGGATCCGGCCCTCGCCGCGCTCGGCCCCGCCGAGCTGCGTGAACGCACCGGCTGCACCGCCGCCGTGCGCGACGTGTCCTTCGACGTCCGCAAGGGCGAGGTCTTCATTGTCATGGGCCTGTCCGGCTCCGGCAAGTCGACGCTGGTGCGCTGCCTGACCCGGCTGATCGAGCCCACGTCCGGGGCCATCGCCATCGACGGCGAGGACGTGCTGTCGATGGACGCGTCACGACTGCGCGAACTGCGCCGTCACCGCGCCGCCATGGTCTTCCAGCACTTCGGGCTGCTGCCGCACCGGTCGGTCCTCGACAACGTCGCCTACGGGCTGGAGATCCAGGGCGTCTCGCGCGCCGAACGACGGGAGCGGGCGGCCGAGTTCGTCACCAAGGTCGGCCTCGAAGGCATGGAGCACCGCCGTCCCGGTCAGCTGTCCGGCGGCCAGCAGCAGCGGGTGGGGCTGGCCCGAGCACTGGCAGTGGACCCCGAAGTGCTGCTGTTCGACGAGCCGTTCAGCGCACTGGACCCACTGATCAGGCGCGACATGCAGGAGGAGGTCGTACGGCTGCACAGTGAGGAGGGCCGCACGATGGTCTTCATCACGCACGACCTCGGCGAGGCGCTGAAGCTCGGCGACCGGATCGCGCTGATGCGGGACGGCCGGATCGTGCAGCTCGGCACGCCCGAGGAGATCGTGGGCGCCCCCGCGGACGACTACGTACGCGACTTCGTCCGCGACGTGCCGCGTGAACAGGTCATGACCGTGCGCTCGGCGATGCGCCCGGCCGAGGCGGCCGAGGCGGACAACGGCCCGGCGCTGGCCCCCGACGCGACGGTCCACGCGGCCATCGAGGCCGTCGTCCGCAGCGGCGGGACCGCCCGTGTCGTCGAGGACGGCCGCTGCGTCGGTGTGGTCGGTCATGCCGACCTGCTCGGCGTGGTGGCGGGGCTCGACCCGCAGAAGGAGGCGGCCTGA